A part of Streptococcus porcinus genomic DNA contains:
- a CDS encoding NAD(P)/FAD-dependent oxidoreductase, with protein sequence MQEILVLGAGYAGLKTVRNLQKQTGDFHITLVDRNDYHYEATELHEVAAGSQPKEKISYPIQDVINPKKVTFIQDDVVKVNPEDSTVELKNSGTLHYDYVVVSLGFCSETFGISGAKENALQMVDINTAENIHHHILHMMEKYRETKDKNYLRLLICGAGFTGIELAGALVDERKRYAKIAGVAEDQIEIVCVEAATRILPMFDDKLAQYGVDLIEKLGVNLMLGSMIKEIKPGEVVYVTSPDENAERHSIAAETIIWTTGVSGSPIMGESGFAERRGRVVVNKDLRDPKYDKVYILGDVSALIDPETNRPFPTTAQIATRMGAHAAKNLARQLKGEKTEDFNYKSLGTVASVGNTHAFGLVGKSKVKGYPASVVKKSIMNKSLVDIGGLKELLAKGRFDLYH encoded by the coding sequence ATGCAAGAGATACTAGTACTGGGAGCTGGTTATGCTGGTTTGAAAACGGTACGTAATTTACAAAAACAAACTGGTGATTTCCATATTACACTGGTAGATCGTAATGACTATCACTATGAAGCGACAGAACTTCATGAAGTGGCGGCTGGATCACAGCCAAAAGAAAAAATTTCATATCCTATCCAAGATGTTATCAACCCTAAGAAAGTAACTTTCATTCAGGATGATGTTGTCAAAGTTAATCCTGAAGATTCTACAGTTGAATTAAAAAATAGTGGAACACTTCATTATGATTATGTGGTTGTATCACTGGGCTTTTGTTCAGAAACTTTCGGAATCAGCGGTGCTAAAGAAAATGCCCTTCAAATGGTAGATATTAATACGGCTGAAAATATTCACCATCATATTTTGCACATGATGGAAAAATACCGTGAGACAAAAGATAAGAATTATCTCCGTCTTTTGATTTGTGGAGCTGGTTTTACAGGTATTGAGTTAGCAGGAGCTTTAGTTGATGAACGCAAACGTTACGCTAAAATTGCTGGTGTGGCAGAAGATCAGATTGAAATTGTCTGCGTTGAAGCAGCTACTCGTATTTTACCGATGTTTGACGATAAATTAGCTCAATATGGAGTTGACTTAATTGAAAAATTGGGTGTCAACTTAATGCTTGGCTCAATGATTAAAGAAATTAAACCAGGTGAGGTTGTTTACGTAACAAGTCCAGATGAAAACGCAGAACGTCACTCAATCGCTGCTGAAACAATCATATGGACAACAGGTGTTAGTGGAAGTCCAATAATGGGAGAGTCAGGTTTTGCAGAACGTCGTGGGCGTGTTGTTGTTAACAAAGATTTACGTGATCCAAAATACGACAAGGTCTATATTCTTGGGGACGTATCAGCCTTGATAGATCCGGAAACAAATCGTCCTTTCCCAACAACGGCTCAAATTGCCACACGTATGGGGGCGCATGCTGCCAAGAACTTGGCACGTCAATTAAAAGGAGAAAAAACAGAAGACTTCAACTACAAATCCTTAGGAACAGTTGCTTCTGTTGGTAATACACATGCCTTTGGTTTAGTTGGTAAGTCGAAAGTTAAAGGATATCCAGCCTCAGTTGTTAAGAAAAGCATCATGAACAAATCATTAGTTGATATCGGTGGCTTGAAAGAACTTCTTGCCAAAGGTCGTTTCGATTTGTACCATTAA
- the adhP gene encoding alcohol dehydrogenase AdhP — protein sequence MKAVVVNQTSTGVDVIDHEVPKVGYGQALVKVEFCGVCHTDLHVAHGDFGEVPGTILGHEGIGIVQEIGEGVSTLQVGDRVSIAWFFEGCGHCEYCTTGRETLCRSVKNAGYTVDGGMSEYALVTADYAVKVPENLDPAQASSITCAGVTTYKAIKESDIAPGEWIVIYGAGGLGNLAIQYAKKVFNAQVIAVDINQDKLELAKECGADVIVNGKEIEDVPAYIQKVSGGCHGAVVTAVSKVAFNQAVESVRAGGTVVAVGLPSEYMDLSIVKTVLDGIRIKGSLVGTRKDLEEAFAFGAQGLVVPVVETVPVDTAPQVFDEMEKGLIQGRKVLDFTRL from the coding sequence ATGAAAGCAGTTGTTGTTAATCAAACAAGCACCGGCGTTGATGTTATTGACCACGAGGTGCCCAAAGTGGGTTATGGTCAAGCACTTGTCAAAGTAGAATTCTGTGGTGTCTGTCATACAGACTTACACGTTGCACATGGTGATTTTGGTGAAGTTCCTGGCACTATCCTTGGTCATGAAGGCATTGGCATTGTCCAAGAAATCGGTGAAGGGGTCTCAACTTTACAAGTTGGTGATCGTGTCTCAATTGCATGGTTCTTTGAAGGTTGTGGTCACTGTGAATACTGCACTACCGGTAGAGAAACACTATGCCGTTCTGTTAAAAATGCAGGCTACACCGTTGATGGTGGCATGAGTGAATATGCTCTTGTCACAGCTGATTATGCCGTTAAAGTACCAGAAAACCTTGATCCAGCACAAGCTTCATCTATTACTTGTGCTGGTGTTACAACCTATAAAGCAATAAAAGAGTCTGACATTGCTCCTGGTGAATGGATTGTTATCTACGGAGCTGGTGGTTTAGGCAACCTTGCTATCCAATACGCCAAAAAAGTCTTTAATGCTCAAGTTATTGCTGTTGATATCAACCAAGATAAATTAGAACTTGCCAAAGAATGTGGAGCTGACGTTATCGTTAATGGTAAAGAAATAGAAGATGTTCCAGCTTATATTCAAAAAGTATCCGGTGGCTGTCACGGAGCAGTTGTTACCGCTGTTTCTAAAGTTGCCTTTAACCAAGCTGTTGAAAGTGTTCGTGCCGGTGGTACTGTTGTTGCTGTTGGTCTTCCTTCAGAATACATGGATTTAAGTATCGTGAAAACTGTCCTAGATGGCATCCGCATCAAAGGATCACTAGTCGGAACTCGTAAAGACCTAGAAGAAGCTTTTGCCTTTGGTGCTCAAGGGCTAGTTGTACCCGTAGTTGAAACAGTTCCTGTAGATACAGCTCCACAAGTTTTTGACGAAATGGAAAAAGGGCTTATTCAAGGCCGCAAAGTACTAGATTTTACACGGTTATAA
- a CDS encoding nucleotidyltransferase family protein produces the protein MEVIAKLISQNVELMNLLKLIKGLDLSDSWLCAGTLRNFIWNKLSNRNEILTTDIDLVFFDPNMTYQESLALEQSIIRKFPQYNWDVKNEVYMHYHTPGASAYRSACDAISKFPEKCTAIGARLNDKNQLELFLPYGEADILQFQVNPTPYYTEMVERHKKYNQRQSRKAWSSTWPQLKVNFFPE, from the coding sequence ATGGAAGTTATTGCTAAACTGATTTCTCAGAATGTTGAATTAATGAACTTATTGAAACTTATAAAGGGCTTAGACTTATCAGATTCATGGCTTTGTGCGGGTACTTTACGGAACTTTATTTGGAATAAGTTGTCAAACCGTAATGAGATTTTGACAACGGATATTGATTTGGTATTTTTTGATCCTAACATGACGTACCAAGAAAGCTTGGCCTTGGAGCAAAGTATAATAAGAAAGTTTCCTCAATATAACTGGGATGTTAAAAATGAGGTCTACATGCACTACCATACACCAGGTGCCTCAGCTTATAGGAGTGCATGTGACGCTATTTCGAAATTTCCTGAAAAGTGCACAGCTATTGGAGCTAGATTGAATGACAAAAATCAGTTAGAGCTTTTCTTGCCTTATGGAGAAGCAGATATTTTACAATTTCAGGTAAATCCAACACCCTACTATACAGAAATGGTGGAGCGCCACAAAAAATATAATCAAAGGCAATCCCGAAAAGCTTGGTCCTCTACTTGGCCACAATTGAAGGTGAATTTTTTTCCAGAATAA
- the cydB gene encoding cytochrome d ubiquinol oxidase subunit II, protein MSGLQFFWFFLIGLLFSGFFFLEGFDFGVGMAVQTLAHNEDEKDQIVSTIGPVWDGNEVWLLTAGGAMFASFPYWYASLFSGYYLILLTILFGLIIRGVSFEFRHNVPAKQKNIWNWTLTIGSALVPFFFGLMFVSLVQGMPIDAKANMTARFGDYFNIFSIVGGVAMLLLTYLHGLNYIALKTEGPVRDRANNVAQLLYWVLYLGLVAFALLLFFQTDFFTKGFVTTLLLLLVIVALSVYAHMSVFKKAEMSAFIASGLTLVSVVVLLFQGLFPRVMISSISSKYDLLIENASSSPYTLKIMSIVAVSLVPFVLAYTAWAYYIFRKRITLPVIVTGEK, encoded by the coding sequence ATGAGTGGATTACAATTTTTCTGGTTTTTCCTAATTGGTCTTCTCTTTTCCGGATTCTTTTTCTTAGAAGGTTTTGACTTCGGAGTTGGTATGGCAGTTCAAACCTTAGCTCATAACGAAGATGAAAAAGATCAAATTGTTTCAACAATTGGCCCTGTTTGGGACGGAAATGAAGTATGGCTCTTGACAGCTGGAGGTGCGATGTTTGCATCTTTTCCATACTGGTATGCATCTTTATTTAGTGGTTATTATTTAATCCTTTTGACAATTTTGTTTGGTTTAATTATTCGTGGTGTTTCCTTTGAATTCAGACACAATGTACCAGCCAAGCAAAAAAATATTTGGAATTGGACTCTAACAATTGGTTCAGCCCTTGTGCCTTTCTTTTTTGGACTGATGTTTGTTAGTCTTGTTCAAGGGATGCCTATAGATGCAAAAGCTAATATGACTGCTCGTTTTGGTGATTATTTTAATATCTTTTCCATTGTTGGAGGGGTAGCTATGTTGCTATTGACCTATTTACATGGTTTGAACTACATAGCATTGAAGACAGAGGGTCCTGTGAGAGACCGTGCAAATAACGTAGCGCAATTGCTTTATTGGGTACTGTATCTAGGCTTAGTAGCTTTTGCACTCTTGCTTTTCTTCCAAACTGACTTCTTTACTAAAGGATTTGTGACCACTTTACTATTGTTGCTTGTAATTGTTGCGCTTTCTGTTTATGCTCACATGTCAGTCTTTAAAAAAGCAGAGATGTCAGCTTTTATTGCAAGTGGCTTGACGCTAGTGTCAGTCGTTGTGCTTTTATTCCAAGGATTGTTCCCACGTGTTATGATTTCATCAATCTCTTCTAAATACGACTTGTTGATCGAAAATGCCTCTTCATCTCCTTATACCTTGAAGATTATGTCCATTGTTGCGGTTTCCTTAGTGCCATTTGTTTTGGCCTACACTGCTTGGGCTTACTACATTTTCAGAAAACGTATCACATTGCCAGTCATTGTCACGGGGGAAAAATAA
- a CDS encoding cytochrome ubiquinol oxidase subunit I, with the protein MTIETLARFQFAMTTVFHFFFVPFTIGTCFVVAIMETCYVVTKKEEYKKMTKFWGNIMLLSFAVGVVTGIIQEFQFGMNWSDYSRFVGDIFGAPLAIEALLAFFMESTFLGLWMFTWDNPKISKKLHLSFIWLVVFGSLMSAMWILIANSFMQHPVGYEVVNGRAQMTDFFALINNHQFHYEFGHVITGAITMGGTVIAGMAAFKLLKKEALTESVQKIYKKSLRLGLLVTLLGSISVMGMGDLQMKALLNDQPMKFAAMEGDYEDSGDPAAWTVLAWANEAKKEQVFGVKIPYMLSILSYGKPSGSVKGMNTANKELVAKYGQDNYFPMVNLLFYGFRTMAAFGTLMLGVSALGLFLTRPKKPILYEKKWMLVIVALTTIAPFLSNTFGWIITEQGRYPWTVYGLFKIKDSVSPNVSVASLLFSNTVYFLLFSALGAMMVYLVIRELNKGPEHEEVLLQNLKQSSIDPFEKGAF; encoded by the coding sequence ATGACTATTGAAACACTAGCACGATTTCAATTTGCAATGACAACTGTATTCCACTTTTTCTTTGTGCCTTTCACAATTGGAACCTGTTTTGTTGTAGCCATTATGGAAACTTGTTATGTGGTCACAAAAAAAGAAGAATACAAAAAAATGACAAAATTCTGGGGCAATATCATGCTCCTCAGTTTTGCGGTAGGAGTTGTTACCGGTATTATCCAAGAATTCCAATTTGGAATGAACTGGTCTGATTACTCACGTTTTGTTGGTGATATTTTTGGGGCCCCACTTGCAATTGAAGCCTTATTAGCCTTCTTTATGGAATCAACATTCTTAGGTCTTTGGATGTTTACTTGGGATAATCCAAAGATTAGTAAGAAACTTCATCTTAGCTTTATCTGGTTGGTCGTTTTTGGTTCATTAATGTCGGCCATGTGGATTTTGATTGCTAATAGCTTTATGCAACATCCTGTTGGTTATGAAGTTGTTAATGGCAGAGCACAGATGACCGATTTCTTTGCTCTTATCAATAATCATCAGTTCCATTATGAATTTGGCCATGTCATTACTGGCGCCATCACTATGGGTGGTACTGTTATTGCCGGTATGGCGGCTTTCAAACTGCTGAAAAAAGAAGCTCTAACTGAGTCTGTTCAAAAAATATATAAAAAATCATTACGTTTAGGTTTGTTAGTCACGTTGCTAGGTTCTATCTCAGTAATGGGGATGGGGGATTTGCAGATGAAAGCTTTGCTTAATGATCAACCCATGAAATTCGCAGCAATGGAGGGTGACTATGAAGATTCTGGTGATCCAGCTGCCTGGACAGTTCTTGCTTGGGCTAATGAAGCTAAAAAAGAACAAGTATTTGGAGTGAAAATTCCTTATATGCTAAGTATTCTCTCTTATGGGAAACCTTCTGGTTCTGTCAAAGGAATGAATACGGCTAACAAAGAATTGGTTGCTAAATATGGCCAAGACAATTATTTCCCAATGGTTAACTTGCTCTTTTACGGATTCCGTACCATGGCTGCTTTTGGGACCTTAATGTTAGGTGTTTCAGCGCTAGGTCTATTCTTAACGCGTCCGAAGAAACCAATTCTATATGAGAAAAAATGGATGCTTGTAATTGTTGCTTTGACAACAATTGCTCCCTTCTTATCAAATACATTTGGTTGGATTATTACAGAGCAAGGGCGCTATCCTTGGACAGTTTATGGCTTGTTTAAAATCAAAGATAGTGTCTCTCCAAATGTCTCAGTTGCCTCTCTACTCTTCTCAAACACTGTTTATTTCTTATTATTCAGTGCCTTAGGGGCCATGATGGTCTATCTTGTTATTCGTGAGTTGAATAAAGGGCCTGAGCATGAAGAAGTTCTACTACAAAATTTAAAACAATCAAGCATTGACCCATTTGAGAAAGGAGCATTCTAA
- a CDS encoding prenyltransferase: MTIPVFLELVEMKAKTASVLPFLIGLCFSYYYYGSVHLFWVLLFFIAMFCFNMFVDIWDNYNDYKNAINLDYQAKTNIIGRESLSLKLIEQMMAIFLFISATIGILLTVMVGWPLLVMGLFCFAVGILYSYGPKPLSSLPLGEFFSGFTMGFMISLICVYLNTYDNFRWDFATLGAIFLISLPNTLWIANLMLANNLCDKEEDESNHRYTLVHYMGLKGGLVLFALGNIMAMLAIIGQYMFGLAPMTVLLCLLLVPFIYKQTYLLWQKQVKKETFICAVRILALGSLTQVVTYFIGILLT, from the coding sequence ATGACAATTCCTGTTTTTCTTGAACTTGTGGAGATGAAAGCCAAGACAGCAAGTGTTTTACCTTTTTTAATTGGTTTATGCTTTAGTTACTATTACTACGGAAGTGTTCATCTTTTTTGGGTTCTATTATTTTTTATCGCCATGTTTTGTTTCAATATGTTTGTTGACATCTGGGATAATTATAATGACTATAAAAATGCTATTAATTTGGATTATCAAGCCAAGACAAATATTATTGGACGCGAGAGCTTATCTCTCAAATTAATAGAGCAAATGATGGCAATCTTTCTCTTTATTTCAGCGACTATTGGTATCCTTTTAACCGTGATGGTAGGATGGCCATTATTAGTTATGGGGCTATTTTGCTTTGCGGTTGGAATACTCTATTCGTACGGACCAAAACCTTTATCAAGCTTACCTTTGGGGGAGTTTTTCTCTGGTTTTACCATGGGCTTTATGATTAGTCTGATTTGTGTTTATTTGAATACCTATGATAATTTTAGATGGGATTTTGCAACTTTAGGAGCAATCTTTTTGATTTCCTTGCCAAATACACTATGGATTGCTAATCTTATGTTGGCTAATAACTTATGTGATAAAGAAGAAGATGAAAGCAACCATCGCTACACTTTGGTTCATTATATGGGGCTAAAAGGGGGACTGGTTCTCTTTGCTTTGGGCAATATTATGGCTATGCTAGCAATTATCGGACAATATATGTTTGGACTTGCTCCAATGACTGTATTATTGTGCTTACTTTTAGTGCCTTTTATTTATAAGCAAACCTATCTACTTTGGCAGAAACAAGTTAAGAAAGAAACCTTTATCTGTGCTGTTCGGATATTGGCTTTAGGTTCATTAACACAAGTAGTAACCTATTTTATCGGGATACTATTAACATAA